One stretch of Patescibacteria group bacterium DNA includes these proteins:
- a CDS encoding S1 RNA-binding domain-containing protein → MAKKKKIAEPKDGELNKLLSEKQFLNIPKPGDVVRGTVISASKNEVKIDIPGYNIGVVRGRELFEDAAEFEKLVPGAEVEATVIDLENENGEVELSFRSAGHQKAWQTLADLLSSREIIHVKVLDANKGGLIIKHAGVIGFLPVSQLSPENYPRVAGGDKAKILEKLKEFIGKESEVRVIDVDKKTEKLIVSEKAVWEEQQKGLIDRYKIGDVVEGTITAVADFGAFVKFDNLEGLVHISEIAWQRIDNPRDFVKVGDNVKAEIISVEGSKIFLSMRKLLADPWSNVKEKYALGQKVKGKVLKINPFGLFVELDPDIHGLAHISELSDKPVKDTSELAKVGDTLEFTIISIEPEHHRLGLSLKRSAKPAKEEKKKDEKQDEKQEEKKEEKKEAVAE, encoded by the coding sequence ATGGCAAAAAAGAAGAAAATTGCCGAACCAAAAGACGGCGAACTCAATAAACTTCTCTCCGAGAAGCAATTTTTAAATATACCAAAACCCGGCGACGTGGTGCGCGGCACCGTAATTTCGGCCTCAAAAAACGAAGTTAAAATCGATATCCCGGGATATAACATCGGCGTGGTGCGCGGCCGCGAACTTTTTGAGGACGCGGCGGAATTTGAAAAACTGGTTCCGGGCGCGGAAGTGGAAGCCACGGTCATTGACCTCGAAAACGAGAATGGCGAGGTAGAACTCTCATTCCGTTCCGCCGGCCATCAAAAGGCCTGGCAGACACTCGCTGATCTGCTCTCGAGCCGCGAAATCATCCATGTGAAAGTACTTGACGCCAACAAGGGCGGATTGATCATAAAGCACGCGGGCGTAATCGGCTTTTTGCCGGTTTCCCAGCTTTCTCCGGAGAATTATCCGCGCGTCGCGGGCGGAGACAAAGCCAAGATTCTGGAAAAACTCAAAGAATTTATCGGCAAAGAATCCGAGGTGCGCGTCATTGACGTTGATAAAAAAACCGAAAAGCTCATCGTCTCCGAAAAGGCAGTCTGGGAAGAGCAGCAGAAAGGGCTGATTGACCGCTACAAAATCGGCGATGTGGTTGAGGGAACGATCACGGCGGTTGCCGATTTCGGCGCGTTCGTGAAATTCGACAACCTCGAGGGCCTGGTCCATATTTCGGAAATCGCCTGGCAGCGCATCGATAATCCGCGCGACTTCGTGAAAGTCGGCGACAATGTCAAGGCGGAAATCATTTCAGTCGAGGGTTCAAAAATATTCTTATCCATGAGAAAACTCCTGGCGGATCCGTGGAGCAATGTTAAGGAAAAATACGCTCTCGGCCAGAAGGTCAAGGGCAAGGTCTTGAAAATCAATCCGTTCGGGCTCTTCGTGGAGCTTGACCCGGACATCCACGGCCTGGCCCATATTTCCGAACTTTCGGACAAACCGGTAAAGGATACCAGCGAGCTCGCAAAAGTCGGCGACACCCTGGAATTCACCATTATCTCAATCGAACCGGAACATCATCGCCTGGGCTTGAGCCTGAAACGCTCAGCCAAACCGGCAAAAGAAGAAAAGAAAAAAGATGAGAAGCAGGATGAAAAACAGGAAGAGAAAAAAGAAGAAAAAAAAGAGGCCGTGGCCGAGTAG
- the ftsH gene encoding ATP-dependent zinc metalloprotease FtsH, with translation MKKILTKNLLWLALAALIIALVMSNINFESAKKMDISEFVAKIKAGEITGVEVKGQELIATFQDQSTAEIYKESGESFSEMLKNYDVPAERLAAINVKVSEPQSDWLALLLPSLLPLIIFGVIIYFFFRQVQGQNAKAISFGESRVRETGKNAKNKITFKDVAGVTEAKDELQEIVEFLKNPKKFVALGAKIPKGVLLMGAPGTGKTLLARAVAGEANVPFFHISGSEFVEMFVGVGAARVRDLFQKAKKNAPCIVFVDEIDAVGRQRGAGLGGSHDEREQTLNQILVEMDGFDPHIGVIVIAATNRPDVLDPALLRPGRFDRRVILDLPDIRDREAILKIHARNKPLEAGIDLRRVAERTPGFSGADLANLLNEAAILTARRNKNKIGLDEVFESIEKVMLGPERRSHILSDRERRVTAYHEAGHALTAEMLPDADPVHKVSIISRGPAAGYTLKLPTEDKYLHTKAEFSADIAVMVAGYLTEKMIFGDVTTGASNDLKQATKLAEQMVKTYAMGSDLRTFGRKDELVFLGRDFHEEKDYSEKTAEKIDKEMAALIEDARGLAEKILTEHKDKLELIVKNLMEKETLEQEEFEALFRDIEVPKKSHQQNKKIKK, from the coding sequence ATGAAAAAAATTCTAACAAAAAATCTGCTGTGGCTGGCACTCGCCGCTTTGATTATCGCGCTCGTGATGAGCAATATCAATTTTGAATCCGCGAAGAAAATGGATATTTCTGAATTTGTCGCCAAGATCAAGGCCGGTGAAATTACGGGCGTTGAGGTTAAGGGCCAGGAGCTTATCGCGACATTCCAGGATCAGAGCACCGCGGAGATTTATAAAGAATCCGGCGAATCGTTTTCTGAAATGCTTAAAAATTACGATGTTCCGGCCGAACGACTCGCGGCAATTAATGTAAAAGTCAGCGAACCGCAAAGTGACTGGCTCGCCCTGCTTCTCCCCAGCCTGCTGCCGCTTATCATTTTTGGCGTTATCATTTATTTCTTTTTTCGCCAGGTCCAGGGCCAGAACGCCAAGGCGATATCTTTCGGCGAATCGCGCGTGCGCGAAACCGGCAAAAACGCGAAAAACAAAATCACATTCAAGGATGTGGCCGGAGTCACCGAAGCCAAAGACGAATTGCAGGAAATTGTTGAATTTTTGAAAAATCCGAAAAAATTCGTCGCCCTCGGCGCCAAGATTCCCAAAGGCGTTCTCCTCATGGGCGCCCCGGGCACGGGCAAAACCCTGCTCGCGCGCGCCGTGGCCGGAGAGGCCAATGTGCCGTTTTTCCATATTTCGGGCAGTGAGTTCGTGGAGATGTTCGTGGGCGTGGGCGCGGCGCGCGTCCGTGATCTGTTCCAAAAAGCGAAAAAGAACGCGCCCTGCATCGTGTTCGTGGATGAAATCGACGCGGTCGGGCGCCAGCGCGGCGCGGGCTTGGGCGGCTCGCATGACGAGCGCGAACAGACGCTGAACCAGATACTCGTTGAAATGGACGGATTCGATCCGCACATCGGCGTCATCGTGATCGCGGCGACAAACCGGCCGGACGTGCTTGATCCGGCGCTTCTGCGGCCGGGACGTTTCGACCGGCGAGTGATCCTGGATCTTCCGGACATCCGCGACCGCGAAGCAATTTTAAAAATTCATGCGCGCAATAAACCACTTGAGGCGGGCATTGACCTCCGACGCGTTGCCGAGCGCACTCCGGGATTTTCCGGAGCCGATCTCGCCAACCTCCTGAACGAGGCGGCGATTCTCACGGCGCGGCGCAATAAAAATAAAATCGGCCTGGACGAAGTGTTTGAAAGCATTGAAAAAGTTATGCTCGGACCGGAGCGCCGGAGCCATATTTTGAGCGACCGCGAACGCCGCGTCACGGCGTACCATGAAGCCGGGCACGCGCTTACTGCCGAAATGCTCCCGGACGCGGATCCGGTTCACAAAGTTTCAATAATTTCACGCGGACCGGCAGCCGGATACACCCTCAAGCTCCCGACCGAAGACAAATATCTGCATACCAAGGCTGAATTTTCCGCCGACATCGCGGTAATGGTGGCCGGATATCTCACAGAAAAAATGATTTTTGGCGATGTCACGACCGGCGCCTCCAATGACCTGAAACAAGCGACCAAACTCGCCGAGCAAATGGTCAAAACCTATGCAATGGGTTCTGATCTCAGAACCTTCGGACGAAAAGACGAGCTCGTGTTTCTTGGCCGCGATTTCCACGAAGAAAAGGATTATAGCGAAAAAACCGCGGAAAAAATCGACAAGGAAATGGCCGCGTTAATTGAAGACGCGCGCGGCCTGGCGGAAAAAATTCTGACCGAGCATAAAGACAAACTAGAACTCATCGTCAAAAATCTCATGGAAAAAGAAACCCTGGAGCAGGAGGAATTCGAAGCGCTGTTCCGGGATATCGAGGTTCCGAAAAAATCCCACCAACAAAACAAAAAAATTAAAAAATAA
- a CDS encoding MBL fold metallo-hydrolase translates to MQISWHGLACFEITAKIGGEDVTLVTDPYQNSTGLRFPRTLSADTVLVSENRPEQNNVESIAGNPFIIKHPGEYEIGGVFIYGINIFKNDNGVKEGRRPLIYRIEMEGITIAHLGTMYRELSDDELAKLRQIDILTLPVGGGPVISPEQADNLVSQIEPRIVLPMYYGSPNLKEKLEKIDKFCKEIGVCQTERPNKFKISKKDLPQEDMRVIILEKA, encoded by the coding sequence ATGCAAATCTCTTGGCACGGCTTGGCCTGCTTTGAAATCACGGCTAAGATCGGCGGTGAGGATGTTACCCTGGTTACCGACCCCTATCAAAATTCTACCGGATTGCGTTTCCCACGAACCCTGTCGGCGGATACTGTGCTCGTTTCCGAAAACCGTCCCGAACAGAATAACGTGGAATCCATTGCCGGCAATCCATTTATCATCAAGCACCCGGGTGAATATGAAATCGGGGGCGTTTTTATTTACGGAATAAACATCTTCAAAAACGATAATGGAGTAAAAGAGGGCCGGCGCCCGCTCATTTACCGCATCGAAATGGAAGGCATTACCATTGCCCATCTCGGCACCATGTATCGCGAGCTTTCGGACGATGAATTGGCCAAGCTCCGGCAAATCGATATTCTTACCTTGCCGGTCGGCGGCGGTCCAGTAATCTCACCCGAACAGGCCGATAATCTCGTGAGCCAGATTGAGCCGCGCATTGTGCTGCCCATGTATTATGGCTCGCCTAACCTCAAAGAAAAATTGGAAAAGATTGACAAGTTTTGTAAAGAAATCGGCGTCTGTCAGACCGAACGGCCGAATAAATTTAAAATTTCAAAAAAAGATCTGCCCCAGGAAGACATGCGGGTAATTATATTGGAAAAAGCTTAA